A stretch of DNA from Mercenaria mercenaria strain notata unplaced genomic scaffold, MADL_Memer_1 contig_4022, whole genome shotgun sequence:
aactttctcgattTAATTTGCATTTTTCTATATCATATTAAAGTGTACTACAAAAAGCGGATTAACTTGTCTGTTGTATCTATAAGTGATCGGATAATTGTATAATTGTTGCACGCCATGTGACAATAATTGTTGTTTTGGCCTGTTAAAGAGTTCCGCATTGGATGGACTCAAGGCCATCTCACCATTTCAAAGgcttcaaacataattttaaaaattcaaaccaaattCCCGTCATTTCACTTGATAGTGTAACCGGCATTCTAATTAATGACATCACTATAAAACAAGATACTAACCGAACattaaatgacaatatttcaaaCGTTTGCCATGTGGACAACTAAACAGTAAGTTCTTCATGAGCCTCCAGAGATATTTTGCAATATaataatcatttttgtatttaaaaataccTTATTTCTGTATTCCCTTATACGAACAAACTCAGCTACATCGGTGAAGTCATTAGATTGTAATGTGTCGAGTTTCTCactccatgttttttgtaaatctCCCCTACAAAATGATGGACAAATGTTCCTCAGTAGGAATGCTAGAAGCGTTACGTCAAAGCCATCAGCCGATGAAGCTGCTGAATTATTCGGGAACATCACACTGAATTGTTTATCGCTGATAATCTTTGGTTTTTCTGAGCTGCTGCCGGGTACAAATTCCTTAATTGAACTTTTGTTATATGTCAAAAACGCCTGTACTGTGCCGCTTGTATTCTCAGCTTCAGCGGTAAAAACTGTACGATACATATGACCTCCTACATCAATTATAAGTGACAGGATCCTGTACGTATAATGCCGCCCATCAGTCTCAACCGCCATTTTTGACTATGCGTGCAGCTGCAATTACAAATTAAAGATCAGAAGATACTAAGATTTAAGCATATTTTTTACCAATAGAGATACACTAGTTGACGTAAAGTGGCAGAAAACGCTAGATATACTTTCCATTATCTAAAATGTTTATGTATACCGAAATATATCATCGGTAATCTAAAAATTACTTTAACTTTTAACCATTTACCAACCGGAAACCTTTGATACCTTTACTTCATTCTGGTATTATTAGTCTGCAACAGATAAAGTGGTGCAGATAAAGAAAGGTTAAACGCAACGGGTAAATAAGAATGTATGAACGGTTATGTACATTTTAGATTAATAATACacaacaaagacaaaacaaataaatggaGGAAAACAGAGGTTGATTGCTTCGAAAATACAATTggttaaacttgcacaaaacctaTATCGTGCTCCTAAGTTAAAAGATTATCTGCAGGTACATCCGTTACATAAATACACTTGCAATGATAACAAGGGGTAAGATATATTTACCACTTGTTGGTATTCGCAAGGTGTTCGTGTCATACACGTTAACATACATATGTAATGTATGTAATGTAAtgtatttacattcgccctattaaTTTCCATTGAAAGTGATGACGTTCAATTtttatgaacagcaaaagaaaaggAACCAAAGGTACGATATTAAAACGCAAACGTTCTGACGACATCCGCGTATCTCAGGTATCAGAGAGAACGTTCCTTTGCTAACGTCACAGCTGTttcgtctggtgaaca
This window harbors:
- the LOC128553592 gene encoding uncharacterized protein LOC128553592 is translated as MAVETDGRHYTYRILSLIIDVGGHMYRTVFTAEAENTSGTVQAFLTYNKSSIKEFVPGSSSEKPKIISDKQFSVMFPNNSAASSADGFDVTLLAFLLRNICPSFCRGDLQKTWSEKLDTLQSNDFTDVAEFVRIREYRNKVMHEVSNTSTAFTENTFNDLWNDITDESGKSPNVSNKQPSTFV